The following is a genomic window from Nitrososphaerota archaeon.
CCGAAACGGTGTAAGAGAGGACCGGGAGGAGCCACAGGTTCCGGGGGGTGAGCATCTTCCGGATCCTCAGCGCGTTGGCCCCTGCGGCGTAGAAGACCACCGCGGGGACGGTCACAGCCACGACGTAGGCTGGGTTCGAGAAGAGGGAGCTCTGCGGGGAGACGAGCCTGAGGAAGACGGCCGAGGCCGTGAGGAGCGAGACCACTATCCAGCTGAGGCTTGCGAATGGGGAGAGGAGGGTGAGCAGGAGCCCCAGCTTCCTGAGCGGGTCCAGCTTCTTCGAGAAGAGGACCGTCCCCAGGTCGAGGCGCAGGCACTGGGACCACCCCTGGGCCACCCTGGCCGCCTGCCTCTTCCAGACCCTGAGGGACGAAGGGTCCTCGCTCAGGAGCTGGTCCCCGCTGAGGTACCCTCCTTTCAGCCCCGAGGCGAAGAGCCTGCAGGAGAGCTCCGCGTCTTCTGTGAGCATCCCCTCCTTCCAGAGCCCCACCTGACGGAGGGCGTCGGTCCTCGCGAGGACGAAACCTCCCTGCAGAGAATAGGGGAGCCCGAGCGGGGTGGACCCCATCTTCTGCAGCCCGTCGACCGTGTCCTGGAAGAGGGCGTAGGACCTCGTCACCAGGTTCGTCTCCCTGTTGTAGTGCCCCACCCTGAAGGACACGAAAGACAGGTCCCCCTTCGCCAGGGTCCTGACCCCGTCGGCGACGCTGCCCGAGGAGACCCTAGAGTCTGCGTCGAGGAGGAGCGTGTACTCCCCGGACACGCTCGCCATCGCGGCGTTCATCGCGCCTGCCTTGAACCCCTCCCTCCCCTTCCTCCTCGAGACCACGAAGCCGACCCCCTTGGCGCGCATCTCTGCTGCCGCCCCGTCGACCACCCCCGAAGTCTCGTCGTCAGAGTCGTCGGCGACCACTATCTGCAGCCTGTCCCGGGGGTAGTCGAGGGCGTCGAGGGCGGCCAGCGTCTCCCCCACGACGTCCCGCTCGTCGTAGACGGCGAGGAGGACGCTGAGCCGGGGGAGAGGAGTCAGGGGCACGGCCGTCGGCGGCGCCTTGTACGCGGCGCTCCCGGCGAAGAGGACGACGGTGTAAGCCGAGTAAGCGAACACAGGGACGCTGAACACGAGCACCGCGACCTCGACGACGAGGTCGAGCAAAGGCAAGTCGCGCCCGGCTGAGCCCGAGGCTATTTCTGGCTTGGCGGCCCTCCCGGCGTGGCAAGAGCCCTTCAACGCTTAAAGAGCCAAGGCCAGAGTCGGGGAAATCATGGATGAGAGCGCCAGGCGGATGTACCTCGTCGTCGCACTGGTGTCTCTGGCGATCATGGCGATCGTTGCCGTCTACGGCATAGTCGAGTCCCTGTACTTCACCGGGCAGCCGGTGGGGGAGACCTGGGTCAACGTCTACTTCCCGTTCACCCCCTACTTCGCCCAGCCCGTCACCTACTTCGCCGTCGCCTGCGTGGCCCTCTTCTACAGCGGGCTCAGGATAGGCGAAGAGAGGATCTCC
Proteins encoded in this region:
- a CDS encoding glycosyltransferase; protein product: MPLLDLVVEVAVLVFSVPVFAYSAYTVVLFAGSAAYKAPPTAVPLTPLPRLSVLLAVYDERDVVGETLAALDALDYPRDRLQIVVADDSDDETSGVVDGAAAEMRAKGVGFVVSRRKGREGFKAGAMNAAMASVSGEYTLLLDADSRVSSGSVADGVRTLAKGDLSFVSFRVGHYNRETNLVTRSYALFQDTVDGLQKMGSTPLGLPYSLQGGFVLARTDALRQVGLWKEGMLTEDAELSCRLFASGLKGGYLSGDQLLSEDPSSLRVWKRQAARVAQGWSQCLRLDLGTVLFSKKLDPLRKLGLLLTLLSPFASLSWIVVSLLTASAVFLRLVSPQSSLFSNPAYVVAVTVPAVVFYAAGANALRIRKMLTPRNLWLLPVLSYTVSGMFTISAIAFLKGLVSDKGTFFRTPKTGGKEAARADSQPGEGSGVLFAEGALSVASLLLAVPMSLVGQYFLSLSLLGFGAVTLKSMELSRFFGGRRR